In the genome of Bradyrhizobium sp. CB3481, the window GTAGGCATTGGCGCCGGTCGGCATTGCGGCAAACAGAACCACGACCGCCGCCGAAATCGGCGGCAAGGCCAGAACGTAGAACGCGAGGATCGCGGCAATCGCCGGCATCGCCACGAGCTTGAGCGCGCACATCAGCATCATCGCCAGCGCCTGCCCCTTGATCCTGAAGCCGAACAGGTTGATGCCGAGCGCGATCAACGCGGTCGGCGAGCCCGCCTGTGCCAGCAGCTCCAGCGTCTTATCAGCAACCGGATGCAGCCCGAGGCCGGTGAAACGCCAAAGAAAGCCGAAGCCAAGCGCGAGCATGATCGGGTTTCGTGCAATCTCCCGCACGGCCCGCAGCACCAAAAGCGGCGCGCTCTCCGAAGACTTTCGTTCCGCCCACGCCATCTGCAGCGTGCCGCAGAGCCAGAGCAGCGGTGTGTTGACGGAGAGGATCAAGGCCATCGAGCCGGCGGCCTGGCTGCCCAGCGCCGATAATGTCAGGGGCAGGCCGAGCATCACGATGTTGCCGTAGATCGAGCCGATCGCAAGCACCACGCCGTCGGCCCGGGACTGCCGAAGCAGGGATGACACCAGGAGCGCGACGATCCAGGTGATCGCCGTCGCCCCGTAGTAAGCACCCCACACCGAGAAGGCGTTGACGGCCGGAAATTCGGCGACGACCACGATCCGGAACAACAGCGCCGGGATGGCGATGCTGAAGGCGAACTCGGCGATACCCTTGTTCGCCGTCGGTGAGATGAACTTGAGCGCTACCGCCGCATAGCCGGCGGCTATCAGGGCGAACACGGGAACAACGATCAATACAGCGCTCATGCCCTGCCCATCCGTCGGAAATCGGCCGGGAGCGACCGTCGTTCGCACCAATTGCCGTTGAATCGTAGCATGGTCCCCGCGCGTCCTGCTATCATTGCCCCATGACCTCACGCGAGTCCGCTGCTTCCGAAATCACCCCCGAAGTGCTGCTGCGGGCCTATGCCTGCGGCATCTTCCCGATGGCCGAGAGCGCCGGCGATCCGACGCTGTTCTGGGTCGAGCCGGAAATGCGCGGCGTGATTCCGCTCGACGGTTTCCGCATCGCCTCGCGCCTCGCCCGCACCGTGCGTTCGGACGCCTTCAGCGTTAGCGTCGATACCGCCTTCAAGGCCGTCATCGCCGGCTGCGCGGCGCCGCAGCCCGGCCGCGACGACACCTGGATCAACAAGCGTATCCGCGATCTCTATCTCGGGCTGCACGAGCTCGGGCATTGCCACAGCGTCGAGGTCTGGCAGGACGGCGACCTCGTCGGCGGCCTCTATGGCGTCAGCCTGGGCCGGGCGTTCTTCGGCGAGAGCATGTTTCATCGCGCCCGCGATGCCTCGAAAGTGGCGCTGGTGCATCTGGTAGCGCGGCTGATCGCCGGCGGCTTCGAACTGCTCGACACGCAGTATGTCACCGAACACTTGCGCAGCTTCGGCGCCGTCGAAATTCCGCGCCGCCGCTATCGCGCTCTGCTCGATAACGCGATCACCGGCGAGCCCGCGGAGTTCATGCGGCTGGTGTCCAGCATCAGCGGCGCGGAGGCGCTTGCGATTATCGCGCAGCGGGGCTGAATTCGCGTGTCCCGGACGCGGTGCAGCCTAGGCGATGCGCAGCATCGTCCGACAACGCTGCGCCGCAGAGCCGGGACCCATCCCCATTCGCAAGGACGTGGGTCCCGGTTCTGCGGCGCAGCACTTCGTGCTGCACAGCGCCCGGGACACGGACGCGAGATGCATTGGACTAATTCCCGAACAATCCGCCGAACAGCCCACCCGGCCGCTGCTGCGGCGGAGGCGGCGGTGGCGCCTGCTGCGGTTGCTGCTGGAATTGCGGCTGCGGCATCGGTCCGGGCGGACGCGGCGCGGCCTGCTTCGGCGGTGGCGGCGGGCGCTTGGCGCCCGTGGGCGGCGCGGCAGGCTTCGGCGGATCAGGCTGCGCACTGACGATGGTCTGGTCAGGCCCTTTGCAGTCGGTCAGCCAGATATCATAGACCGGATGCTCGACGCCGTGCAGGCCGGGGCTGGCGGCGAACATCCAGCCCGAGAAGATCCGCTTCACCTCGCCCTGCAGCGTGATCTCGTCGACCTCGACAAAGGCGTCGGTGTTGGCAGCTTCCGTCGAGGGCCGGGTGTAGCAGGCGCTGGTCTTCACGCGCAGCGCACCGAACTGCACGGTCTCGCCGATGTCCTCGTCGAAATTGATGATGCGGCCGGTGATCTTGTCGAGCCCGGAGAAGCTCGCCTTCTTGTTCGTGATCTTGGTGGCCGGCGGCTCGGAGACGACCTCGTCGCCCGGCTGTAACGTCGCCGGCGAACTTGGCACGCCCTTAGCTGGGGGCTGCTGCGGCTGGCGTCCGGGAGGCGCATTGGCGACGCCCGGACCACCGGGCTGCGGCGGCTGAACGGCAACGCCGGGCTGCGTGCCCTGGGACGTGCCGGGCGGCGGCGGCAGCGGCTGCGACTGGAAGCTGCCCGGCGGCGGCGCGCCCTGCCCCGGCGGTGGCCGGTTCGGGGTCGGCAACAGGCGGCCGCGCGGCAGTTCCGGCACTTCCTCGTCGTCGTCAGGGAATTGTTGTTGTTGCTGCTGATTGCCACGGGGAATCGCGCCCGGCGGCCGCAGCGGCGGATCGGAAAAGATATTGCCGATCTGCGCCTGCGCGGGCGGCGCAAGCGAGGCCGTGGTGGCGGCGATCAGGGCCGCAAGACCGGTCAGGGCAATGGTTCGAAGCATCTCGCGCGGCTTTAAAGGGCGAATCGGGCTCGCGACATAGTACAGACTAATCCGCCGCTCGCGTCCCATCCGGTTAACACGGCGAATACGGCGGGTTTGCGACAGAAGCAATTTCCGCTGTAATTTCAAGGAGTCCAATACCACCTTTTCTCATCTTTCGCGGGGGTTTTCCGGCCCGTCGGCTTTCATGAACAGCATCCTGGCGAAGGCGGTAAAAAAAGAAGCATGGTTCTTACCCGCTTGTCGATGACGCCGACGCGGCATTCCGGGAGGCTGACGCCGGCGTTCGGCGGCGAAGCAGACCTGCCCGAGTTGCGTCCATCCCGCCAAGTTGCCCACAGCCGACATTGTTGCCGCAAAATCCAAACCGCCAATTGACGGCCCGGCGGAGTGCCCCTCAAAATGCTGTGGCGCATTAAGGTGTAGCATTGGCAGAACCGACCGAAGTCCAACGCCGGCTGGTAGCAGTCTTCGCGGCCGACGTTGAGGGCTATAGCCGACTTATGGGATCTGACGAGGTCGGTACGCTGCAGCTCCTGACCGAGCGCCGGGCCACGCTCGACAAGGCGATAGCTGACCGGCGGGGTCGTATAGCTAACACCGCGGGCGACAGCGTCCTTGCGGAGTTCGGTAGCGTTGTGGACGCTGTACAGTGCGCGGTCGAGGCGCAGGACGCTCTGGCCGAAGCGAACGCCAGCTTGCAATCGGACAAGCGCATCAATTTCCGTATCGGTATCCACGTGGGTGACGTGATGGTTCGTGCGGGCGATCTGTTCGGCGACGGCGTGAACATCGCAGCGCGGTTGCAGACGCTGGCGGAGCCGGGTGGGGTTTGCGTCTCCGGAACGGCGTATGAGCAGGTGCGGAAAGTTCTGCCGATTACGTTTAGCGATTTGGGGACGCAGCAGGTCAAGAACATCGAAGAGCCCTTGCGGGCCTACGCGGTCTCCAAGCCCGCCGACGCCATGGCGGCACTGCAAGCTGCCGCGGAAGCGCCGAAGCCGATTCCACTCCCCGACAAGCCCTCTATTGCCGTCTTGCCGTTCCAGAACATGAGCGGCGATGCCGAGCAGGAGTATTTCGCTGACGGAATGGTCGAGGACATCATCACTGCACTGTCCCGTTTCAAATGGCTGTTCGTGATCGCTCGCAATTCGAGCTTTACCTATAAGGGGCAGTCGGTCGACATCAAGCGAGTTGGGCGAGAACTAGGTGTTCGTTACGTATTAGAAGGCAGCGTGCGAAAGGCAAACGGTCGAGTACGGATTACAGCGCAGCTCATTGACGCGGAGACAAGGGCCCATATTTGGGCGGATCGTTACGACCGCGCCGTCGATGACATCTTTGCATTGCAGGATGAGATAACCTTGAGCACCGTCGCCGCAATCGAGCCCAGCGTGCGTCAAGCTGAAATTGAACGGGCCAAGCGTAAACGACCTGAAAATCTCCACGCGTACGACCTTGTTCTACGTGCGACACCGCTAGTTGACACTGGAATGCCGGACGGCGCGTCGCAAGCCGTACCACTCCTGCAGCGCGCACTTTTGCTTGAGCCGAACTATGCGCTTGCGCACGGCCAAACCGCGTTTTGCAATGAGATACTGTATCTCCGGGCGGGGAGGCGTGAAGAGAATCGCACAGCTGCGATACGGCACGCGCATACTGCGGTGGCGCTTGGCCCCGACGATGCTCCGGCACTTGTTTATGCCGCTATCGCGATAGGTCTTGTCGAACATAACCGTACTTTGGCTCAGGAGACGTTCGAGGCCGCTCTTGCAATCTCCCCATCGGCAGCGTGGGCATATTCTTGGGGCGCCCTGATTTTGGGCTGGGGCGGGGAAGCCGAGCGTGCAATCGACTGGGGCGAGCGGGGCATCCGCCTTAGCCCGTTCGATCCGTGGATTACCGCGGCGCTGCATGGCATTTGCATGGGTCACTTTCTTCGAGCGCGCTATGAAGATGCCGCGGTGGCGGCGCAACGGGCCATTCGTAGCAAACCAGGTTTCAGTGTCTCCCACATGTTCCTTGCAGCGGCGCTTGCTAAACTCGGTCGAATGGAAGATGCGAAAGTGGCTGCCGATCGCGTAATGCAACTTCAACCCAACTTCAGCAGCACCGGTCAGTGCTCCGCCATAGGTTGCGTCCCGGTGCTCGCTCGGCCTCTTATCGAAGCAATGCGGGCCTCAGGTCTTCCCGAATGACCACCACACGCCGCTTCGCGGCCATCCTCGAGGTAACGGCGGGAAAAGGACGGCTTGCCCCCTACCGCCGCAGTCCGGCCTGGACCAACGCAAAACCGGCTTTCAGACCAGTGAAACGTGATCTAGCCACGCTCAGTTTCAGATGAAATAGTCGGGTTCGTCGCGCGGCTGCGCGCGAAAACCATCAAAATCCGGGATAGCCGGACGAGCCGGAGGAAACCCAGACATGCCCGATCGAATTCGCCTCGATGGCCGGGTTGCCGTCGTGACCGGCGCAGCCGGCGTCATCGGAACCGCGACCATTCGCCTGCTCGCCGAACGTGGCGCGCGGATTGTCGCAGTCGACCGCCGGGAAGAGGACCTCCGGGCCGCCATCAGCGGCCTGCCCGCCTCCGCCGAAGCGCTCGCGATCACGGCCGACGTCACACAAGAAGGGGACGTCGCGGAATATGTCCGCGCCACCGTCGACAGGTTCGGCACGATCGACGCGTTCTACAACAACGCCGGCATCGAGGGCGATATCAAGCCGATCCCGCAATATTCGCTGGAGAGCTTTCGCCGCGTGCTCGACGTCAACGTGGTCGGCGTCTTCCTCGGCATGAAGCACGTGATGCCGGTGATGCTGAAGCAAAACAAGGGCAGCATCATCAATACCGCCTCGATCGCCGGCCTGATCGGATCACCGATGATCGCCGTCTACAGCGCCAGCAAGCACGCCGTGATCGGCCTGACCAAGAGCGCCGCCTGGGAATGCACCGGCACCGGTGTGCGGGTGAACTGCGTCTGCCCCGGCCTGATCGACAGCCGGATGCTGAGCACGATTTTGCAGGGCCGTAGTCCCGGCAATGAGCCGCCGCCGACTGAAAAGATCGTCGACCGGATTCCGGCGCGACGGCTCGGACAGGCGTCCGAAGTCGCCTCCATCGTGGCGTTCCTCGCCTCGGATGAAGCAAGCTACGTCTCCGGCTCCGCCTACACCGTCGACGGCGGCCGGACCGCGGCGTAGCTCAACGCCCGTCATTCCGGGATGGTCCGAAGGACCAGACCCGGAATCTCGAGATTCCGGGTTCGCTGCGCGCCCCGGAATGACAAACTTAACCGCAGAGGTCCTCGCCATCATGCCCGTCACACTCGATCCCGATGCCGCCGCCGTCTACAAGGCTTTCCAGGAAGCAGGTCGTCCCGCCTATGAGACGCTGACCGCACCGGAAGCGCGCGAGTACTATCGGGCCGCCCGTGTCGTGATGAACCCCGATCCCCCCGCGCTCGAATCGAACAAGCCGATCGATATCCCCGCGCCGCATGGCGCCCTTCCTGCGCGCATCTACACGCCGAAGGCGCTGCGCAAGAATAACGGCCTTGCGCCGTGCCTCGTCTTCTTTCATGGCGGCGGCTGGGTGATCGGCGACCTCGATACCCATGAAGTCGTTTGCCAGAAGCTGGCTCATGAAGGCGAGATAATCGTCATCTCGGTCGACTACCGCCTGGCGCCCGAGCACAAATTCCCTGCCGCCGCCGACGACGCCATCACCGCGACCAGATGGGTTGCCGCCAATGCAAAACAGCTCGGCATCGACGCCGGACATCTGCTGGTCGGCGGCGACAGCGCCGGCGGCAATCTCGCCGCCGTGGTGGCGCTGGCCGGGCGCGACGGCGACGGACCTGATCTCGCCGGCCAGGTCTTGATCTATCCCGCCACCGACTTTGCGATGAAGCATCCGTCGCACAGCGAGCCGGAGACCAGCATCCTGCTGACGCACTCCGTAATCAAATGGTTCTGCAACCACTATCTGAACAGCGCCGCCGACATCGATCACTGGAAGGCCTCGCCGGCCCGCGCAAAATCAGTCGCAGGGTTGCCGCCCGCCTATGTATTGACCGCGGGCGCCGATCCCCTGCGCGACGAAGGCGCCGAATATGCCGCACGGCTGAAGGAAGCCGGCGTCCCCGTGACCTACCGGCACTTCCCCGGCCAGTTCCACGGCTTCTTCACCATGGGCAAGCTTTTGAACCAGGCCAACGTTGCCCTGAGTGAAATCGCTGCTTGGCTCAAAGCGCTGAAATGATGCAGATTGCTGCCGCTCTTCCATGACTTCGTGAATCTCTCCAGGTGTATTTGAGGCTGTTGTGATCGAACCGATCCTTGTTTTTGGCATCCCCGTCGACTTCAT includes:
- a CDS encoding AEC family transporter, giving the protein MSAVLIVVPVFALIAAGYAAVALKFISPTANKGIAEFAFSIAIPALLFRIVVVAEFPAVNAFSVWGAYYGATAITWIVALLVSSLLRQSRADGVVLAIGSIYGNIVMLGLPLTLSALGSQAAGSMALILSVNTPLLWLCGTLQMAWAERKSSESAPLLVLRAVREIARNPIMLALGFGFLWRFTGLGLHPVADKTLELLAQAGSPTALIALGINLFGFRIKGQALAMMLMCALKLVAMPAIAAILAFYVLALPPISAAVVVLFAAMPTGANAYIFSAQYGRLTEAVSGAVALGTTLAAVTLPVVVSFVTAAPR
- the aat gene encoding leucyl/phenylalanyl-tRNA--protein transferase is translated as MTSRESAASEITPEVLLRAYACGIFPMAESAGDPTLFWVEPEMRGVIPLDGFRIASRLARTVRSDAFSVSVDTAFKAVIAGCAAPQPGRDDTWINKRIRDLYLGLHELGHCHSVEVWQDGDLVGGLYGVSLGRAFFGESMFHRARDASKVALVHLVARLIAGGFELLDTQYVTEHLRSFGAVEIPRRRYRALLDNAITGEPAEFMRLVSSISGAEALAIIAQRG
- a CDS encoding DUF2155 domain-containing protein; protein product: MLRTIALTGLAALIAATTASLAPPAQAQIGNIFSDPPLRPPGAIPRGNQQQQQQFPDDDEEVPELPRGRLLPTPNRPPPGQGAPPPGSFQSQPLPPPPGTSQGTQPGVAVQPPQPGGPGVANAPPGRQPQQPPAKGVPSSPATLQPGDEVVSEPPATKITNKKASFSGLDKITGRIINFDEDIGETVQFGALRVKTSACYTRPSTEAANTDAFVEVDEITLQGEVKRIFSGWMFAASPGLHGVEHPVYDIWLTDCKGPDQTIVSAQPDPPKPAAPPTGAKRPPPPPKQAAPRPPGPMPQPQFQQQPQQAPPPPPPQQRPGGLFGGLFGN
- a CDS encoding adenylate/guanylate cyclase domain-containing protein — translated: MAEPTEVQRRLVAVFAADVEGYSRLMGSDEVGTLQLLTERRATLDKAIADRRGRIANTAGDSVLAEFGSVVDAVQCAVEAQDALAEANASLQSDKRINFRIGIHVGDVMVRAGDLFGDGVNIAARLQTLAEPGGVCVSGTAYEQVRKVLPITFSDLGTQQVKNIEEPLRAYAVSKPADAMAALQAAAEAPKPIPLPDKPSIAVLPFQNMSGDAEQEYFADGMVEDIITALSRFKWLFVIARNSSFTYKGQSVDIKRVGRELGVRYVLEGSVRKANGRVRITAQLIDAETRAHIWADRYDRAVDDIFALQDEITLSTVAAIEPSVRQAEIERAKRKRPENLHAYDLVLRATPLVDTGMPDGASQAVPLLQRALLLEPNYALAHGQTAFCNEILYLRAGRREENRTAAIRHAHTAVALGPDDAPALVYAAIAIGLVEHNRTLAQETFEAALAISPSAAWAYSWGALILGWGGEAERAIDWGERGIRLSPFDPWITAALHGICMGHFLRARYEDAAVAAQRAIRSKPGFSVSHMFLAAALAKLGRMEDAKVAADRVMQLQPNFSSTGQCSAIGCVPVLARPLIEAMRASGLPE
- a CDS encoding SDR family oxidoreductase gives rise to the protein MPDRIRLDGRVAVVTGAAGVIGTATIRLLAERGARIVAVDRREEDLRAAISGLPASAEALAITADVTQEGDVAEYVRATVDRFGTIDAFYNNAGIEGDIKPIPQYSLESFRRVLDVNVVGVFLGMKHVMPVMLKQNKGSIINTASIAGLIGSPMIAVYSASKHAVIGLTKSAAWECTGTGVRVNCVCPGLIDSRMLSTILQGRSPGNEPPPTEKIVDRIPARRLGQASEVASIVAFLASDEASYVSGSAYTVDGGRTAA
- a CDS encoding alpha/beta hydrolase, whose translation is MPVTLDPDAAAVYKAFQEAGRPAYETLTAPEAREYYRAARVVMNPDPPALESNKPIDIPAPHGALPARIYTPKALRKNNGLAPCLVFFHGGGWVIGDLDTHEVVCQKLAHEGEIIVISVDYRLAPEHKFPAAADDAITATRWVAANAKQLGIDAGHLLVGGDSAGGNLAAVVALAGRDGDGPDLAGQVLIYPATDFAMKHPSHSEPETSILLTHSVIKWFCNHYLNSAADIDHWKASPARAKSVAGLPPAYVLTAGADPLRDEGAEYAARLKEAGVPVTYRHFPGQFHGFFTMGKLLNQANVALSEIAAWLKALK